Genomic segment of Pochonia chlamydosporia 170 chromosome 1, whole genome shotgun sequence:
GTTCGCAGGATAGCCACCCAAGTTCTCAGAGATGCCTTCACAGTTCTCAAACAATCTTTCAGATGCCTCGCCCCTTAGCAGCGTAGGGAACTGATCTCCAGGCACCTGACCAAAGCCATCTCCCATAAGATATTGCTGACATTCAATCTGGCGCTCCATCAGTTCTGCGGCATTCTGATGCATCGGCAACGCAGCCCGTCGCTTGAATGCCTCGAGCCAACGCGTTGAACCGAAAATCGACCGCAAAAGCCAGTCTACTATAGCCTTTGACGGCGCCTTGGAGCCCTCATCCGCTGACCGGATTGTTTTGGCCGCCTCGAACTGTAGAGCACTATCTGACACCGGCCAGTTCCGAAGTCTGGCTTGTGCGCAAAACTGCTGGAGTTGGCTCTCAAAATCGCAATTCTGAAATATCTTGTCCTTTCCATTGATTCGCAGACTAGAAAGGCGGTTCTCTGCTTGGGCACGGACGGATTGGAGCATGGCACGCTGTAAGACTTCGTTGGAGGACATGATGAGGTCGCGGAGCCATGAGGCAGCATCAGCGGCATCGGTGCTTGACAGAAGGTCCGAGGTGAAAATGACTCGACATGCTTCTTGTTGTATTTCGGGGTCGCTTGGGGCATGGCCGACTTCGTCGAGGCGATGGGTGATCCAATAGTGAAGTTCTAGCTTGATAAGTTCGTATGCCGTGTTTGGTGTCCATGGTGGAGCTTTGCCAGCTTTGTATGGTAAAGCGGAGGTTTGCTCGAAGGGAATCAGATCTGTGAATTAACGTGAGTTTATGGAATAGTGGTAGGAGATAACGGCCGTGTTACATACAAGGTGGTAGTGAGTTCTCAACGGTTTGGAGGATTGCGTCGTCAAAGCCCCAGTCTCCAACCCACTCTGCCATTGTGCTGCCTTTCTTGAAATGATCACCAATATGATCGACTCGCATGGGCCAGTCATCTaaatcacaaccacaaaatCCGCAACGAGATCGGATGGGGGGTGCCAAGACCTTCCATGAGTCAAGAGCAACAGTGCTCATGGTAGCGTAGTGAACCAGGCGTAGGTGTTGCGTCAAGTGATCTTTCCTATAGAAAGTTCGCTCCTCCTGTTCCCTGGTCCTGCacatggcaaagttgtgaGTCTCCAAATGAGCCTGATCAGGACTTTCTGCATCGCAGAATATGCATGCAGAAGCACCTGTGTCTGGGTCTACAGAGACAGGTCCTGCCGGCGAACAAACCCAACGATCCAAGGacaaatgccaagttttctCGTGCCGTTGCCAGTCGTATTTCGTCTTGAAAGCCTCTGTAAAAAAAGTACATTGGAATGGCCTCCTCCCTGACTCCGGGTGGGATTCCCGTTGCCGGTGATGGGGAGTCTTTGTgcggcgtcgtcgtcgtcgtcgccttgAGTTCGAGCGCAAAGCATAAGTAGCTGAATGAGCCCCGGCACTCGATGAGCGGCCTGAGTTAAGAGAGCCTTCGCTAGACATATCATGCCACCCGCTCTCTGATGACCATGTGCTCAGAGATGCAGCTGAGTTGTCGTCAGAAAGACGAGAAAAGCCATGATCACGGCTCACGTCGGAGGAACTCAATACACTGATTGCCCTCGATATGGCGGATATTGTAGCGTGCTCATCTTCAGGCGGTGAATTGGCCCATCTTTGAAGAGGACTCAAGTCTGCAAATATTCCTGGTGTTGGGGGTCGAGAAGGGATGTCTATTGCGCTTGGCGTgttttcattttcattcCGGGTCGAAGACACAAATGCAGTCGCACTTGACTTAGACCGTCTTCTTACGTTAGCGAACCAGTTGGAAATTTGCGATATACTCAACCCTGTCAAGTCGCAAAGAttttctttctcctgctGATTGGGATATGGATGGCTGCGGTGGGCTGCAAACCACCGTCTCAGAATCTTCACTGCTCCCTGGGAGAATGGCGGTCGAGTGCGAGTAATGGGTTCCAGGCTCGGAGATGTGCTACAAGAGCTCGGTTCCTGATCCTGGACTTGTGATAAGTGATGCATTGACATTTGGTGAggtttggtgatggtcgTAGGGCTGAgctgacttgacatggttcgatgatggtgttcaatgttctcggaTTCCAGTTCGGCAGGGGATATGCAGGCGGTTAGCTGACTGCCAACTCACACACGCCTCTTGTCGTCAAATCCCCCAGAAACTGAGACTTGTCCTGAATGCTCTTCGTAAGAAATTATGTGCATGGATACGATTGACTCGTTGCGATGTCGCTGGTCGCTGACATTtcgaaccagacttgacttgtcaAAAGTGGATCCAATATTTGATAGCGTAAGGCGTCGTTGAAGATTCACACCTTCACATGACATGACCAAACTCCATCTAAGGCAGGAATTGCTATTCTAACCTAAGCCGTAGGATGACGCATGGAAATAATACTGATGCCCGTTCATCGTCGGACTGGTCAAGTAATGCGAACTATTGGTGCATTTCGTTGTAAGTAGCCAGAGAGAAGCAGGTTGCTATGGTGGAAAGGAAAGAGTTGTCAGATTTTGCAAAAGGACATCTCTGAATCATTAACATGGCCCTCAGTAGGCTATTAATCCTCAACATGCGGCAATACAAAGCCACAAATAAATCTATATGCGTCTATGGTGGACACAGGGCGGGTTCGTTGTTGTTCACCCGTGACGTTGAAAATGATAATGAATTACCCCTGTTTAGGGACCGTGAGAATTTGTCCAACAgagccaacatggccgaaGGCTTCATTTACAAGACAGATACAGGCTAGCTCGTAGACAGATGTATAATCTCAATACATAACGCGATACCCAACTATTTCATTTATTCATCCTACATCCAGTGCCACCTCTTGAtatgatggaggaggatcCATCACAAGGACGTCCAGAGATGCATTTATATACTACGCGGGAACATCAATATTAGTAGCATCAACTGCCTCAAGAGCCGTTTAGAACATACCTGTATGGGACCTTCCAAGCCATTGGATATGCCGGCGGCAACATCAAGCGCATACTTAAGTCTCACCAGGCACGAATTCGATGATGGTCTGGACTGAACAGCCACAAACATGCCCCAAGCCCCCAAATCCAGCTCAAAATCTTCTGATTTGATCGGCACTGCTCCCTTTATAGAGTTTCCGAGGCGGGTTTCCGTCATGGCTCCCCAGGTGGATCGTAAACGAGCAGATATAGCAGCCCGCAGTTGTATTTCCACACTTCGTATGTAGACATTGGCCTCTTGCATTAACTCTCGCGGAGTATGAAGCACCAATCTCACTGGCGTTCCCTGCCCTCGAATTAGAACCGGTGGTTCTGGGAGGATTATCTCCATCTGCAAGGAAGGAGAATATAAAGGCAGATATTCATCGCGGTTGCGCGAAATAAGCTCTCTGGAGGCAAGATTGCAACTTTGAGTTAGCTTATCCGCGCAAAGTGCGACGGTACATGATGCTGCGAGGTTATGGACTAAAGGGTTGCAGCTGAATGGAAGCTCTCGTTTTACACGAGTGGTTCTTGTTACTTTCCCGATCACACGTCGCTCCACCGTAGCAGATAACAAATATGTTGACTTTATTCGGAGTTTGCCGTCGTTGACTTTGAATGATGATGGTAGCTGGCAGGCGTTCTCACACGCGCAGTTGAGGCTAGTCGGAAACTTGAACTCTACAGGACACTCATAGACACAGCTAGCGGGTTTGTCCTTGGCAGTGGCTGATTGCATGATTTTGAGGTCTTTCGACTGCTCAAATAGCTATAACTGCGTTAGCAGCAGACAGTCCCGTGGTCATAGTACGCTTACTATGTGGTTATGCTCATTAGGGCAACAGCCATTGGCCTCAGGAGAGACCTTGACCGCCAGCCTAGCTGTGAACGCAAACTCTAAGCAGAAATCCTGAAAACTCAATCACTCTGCGTTGTGTTACTTACCCCAAAGAGTTGCTGTGATCCGGGGTGGGTGTTTAAACAAACATCCCTGTATTGCTAGTGTTCCTCGTAACTGGTCGCCTGGACGAAACGAGGACGCATTACATTCACTGTCTATGCGCAGTGCTAGCTTCATGTTGCGCTGGCAAGTTGAAGTGACCGAAGATTGAATGTGCTTCTGTAGAGTGAGCGTTGTGTAGTTGTTCTCGGCTCTCACAATTGAAGTCGTAATATATTGGCAACTAAATCTGGTTACCTTCCAAATGGGCGATTGAATTGGTCTCACGTGTGATGATACTTTTTGCACTCGGAACATCTTGGTCGGCTATACCGGATATACAGGAAAGATGCAGGCAATCTCCTTCAGTCGACAAGAAACATAGCCCTTACTGCCGGGGCATGACGAAGCGCTTGATTGAGTATATCCGCCTCGATCTAAATCTGGGGTTTCTAATATCGAGGGAAGGCGGGAGATGACCAAATGACAACTAATCATGcttccacaacaccaagttGAAGGTGGAAATATAAATTTGAATGAGCATGCGCAACTAGCTCGTGTATATGATTTTGAGAAATTGATCCCATCGCATCTTCTTTCCTCAAATAACTACTTCCCTGCTATAACCTTGCTGCATTTTCCAGTTTCTACGTATCTGCCTGCTTGTCAGCTCGCCAGCGTGTGTCCTCAACCTGGTTCACTTTGCCCTTTCCAATCGTATTAGCGCTAcatttttgccttttgttcGGGGGTGTGTGCTGTGGAACGTAATGTAAATATGGGCCAACTTCTTGCAAGTCTACTTCTCCTCACATACGATAAAGTTTGACTTCACAAaatcttgcccttggccacTTTAACATGCCGCGCACCTTAGTAGCTTATCGGCACAGCGATTTCCTCACAACGTATCGTAATGGGCCCAGCAATGCCGTGGTGGCGTGGCGAGGATGACGGTGAAAGCCTACCAAGACTTCACAAGATTTCCGGTATATCCGGTTGACACAATCCAATCATCCACCATAGTAGATTACAAGTATGAGCAGTGTGTTGGGCCATTAAAATGAATGGACAATCTTATCGCTTGCAAAGGCTGTTTACTATTCCAACAAGTGCCACACACGTAGTCATTTTGTGTATGGATGGCACAACTGATGGGTGGCGTTGAACTTCATGTCTGAGCCAGCTTCGCTTATTCCGGTATATCCGATCAACCAGGATCAAACGTCtcccattgatcacatcctGATTTCACACAGCTCGACGTAATTGCTCTCAAAGCGACACGATAACAACAGAATCGCAAAGCATGGATATCGAATACAAGCGTAAGCGCGTTGCCAAAGCCTGTCAAAGATGCAGGTCTATGAAGTCAAAGGTAAGTGGTCTGCCGAGACTGGGTATCACTCCACAAGTGTTAACTATTTCATAGTGCGACGGACATCGGCCATCGTGCAGCAGATGTCTGGGTTACGGATATACCTGCATTTACCGCCTACAACGCCCTCGACTACGAACTGGAACAGACGAGCGCTTCAGTGCAGATATTTCCGAGAACTTACCGGACTTATGCGATGCCATACACCAGCAAGAAAGCTTACTGGACCATGTGATTTCTCTCCTTCCCTCTGGTCCGGAACAAGAGGAAGTCCTCCTGAAGAGGTCGAGCATCAAATCACAGATTGATGACGCCATCTCCAGTACGAGATCTAATGTTTCACCACGCGCAGTTGCTAGCGAATCTCCTAGCGCATCACCTTCTGGTCATGTCGATCGGTCACCAGGATACCTGGGGGAGGTTAGCGACATTCGATTTGTGAATCTGGTGAAGAAGATTCTGCAGACTCAAGATGGGACTGCAATGACGCAAAGGGATTTTGAGAGTTATGACCAAGGCGAGAGCCTGGTGTTTTCTGACAAGGTCACATCTCCGACCATGCTACTGCCTGTCTTCGAGGAAGCTAAGCGATACATCAATGCGTATTTCACAACCATCCATATCGCTTATCCCTTTATCCCTGAGTCAATCTTTGTTCAAGAGTACAAGACACATCGAGACCATGACACTCCCCAGGCGCGGAACTGTGGCAGCAATATCGAGACTGCGCTACTATGTAAGCGATGTTTCCTGAAATTATTTCCCAGCCTCAGACTAATCTTGCAGATACGATTTGTGCCATTGGTGCTCATTATACAACTCTACCTGGCAAGGATAATGGCGTAGATACGCTACATGAGAAGTTTTTCTCGTGCGCTTTAGCCTTGGCGCCAAGTTCCAACCTGGAACGCTCGCTTTCTCAGGTATCATTACTTTTAGCACGGTGCTTTTATCTCCTGGTTGTTTGCAGGACAGAAAGGTTGGCGCTATTCCCTAGCCAGGCGTATGAAGATGTTCTAACAGTAGTAGTTGTTGGACCATACTAGGCCAAGCCGTTCGTGTAGCTCAAAGCATTGGGCTGCACGTAGCAAGCGAGGAGTCAGATAGTACACAATGCGGTCACTCTCCAGAGATTGAGAAACGACGTCGCGTCTGGTACTCCATCTATGTTTTAGATCGGCTACTTTCACTACAGCTTGGTCGACCTCCAGCTATCCATGATGACGACTTTAACGTCCCGTTACCAACGCGAACGAGTGATGCCGAGATTGATTGGACCGgcgaggtggtggaggagagaaCAAGTAATGGGCCGTCATCGGGGGACTATTTTATTGCAGTAATTGCCTTCTCGGGGATCGTTGGCCGAGTCCTTCGTAGTCTTTATTGCCCCAGGCGAAGTCACTTTGCCTCAGATGATCTGCTCAACACGAAAGATCTAGATCGACAACTCGTCGAATGGAGATCAGCCCTCCCTAGAGCTCTTCGCTTTGATTTAGGTCATACATTTGAGCAATCACATACCTTCAAGAGGCAGGCAAGTTTTATTACCCCTTCCTGGGATCCTCATGACACTCATGTGGTTGTCTGACAACTGACAGCGAAACATGTTGGCCATAAAGTATCATCATCTTCGGGCCCTCATCTACCGCCCGTATCTATGTCATCCGCTACTAATGCACCTCGGTGACCCCAATACATCTTTTAGCCAGTTAGATTGGCCATTGATTCGCACCTACGAGCGAGCATGCATTTTGGAAGCTCGCGAGACGGCTCGCTTGCTGCACGGGATCTCCAGCAAAGAGGAGCTAGTTCATGGGTTCCCATGGTGGCAGATGATATCTTGCTTAGTATGCGCTAGCTCTATCTTGCTTGTGTCTAGCATGTTTGCTGAGGCAACGCTTGAGTCGTCTGAGTTCGATACCGACGGGTTATCAGATGACGCAGAAACGTGTCTTAAAGTGTTTGATGCTCTTAGTATCAACTCACCAGGAGCGAGGATAGCCCGTGACATGATGAAAGCTTTGAAGGAGTGCGGCGTGAAGTGGAGTGAGTAAAACGCGATTTCAGCCGCACGTACATGCTAACTGTTGCAGAAGAcgccggcggcggcaccCCCAGAAGTGCTCAGGATAGTGCAAAAGCATTAAATGGCTCTCCGAGGCTTTTAAACCAGGTCCCTAATCTAAACACGACCTTGAACTCCCTTTATGACGGTGACTATGGGCAACAGCTATCCATATCCGGGGGCTCGGTGCAAACAAACTGCTGCTGGCCAGCGGAAATCGTGGACTCAATGGCGTGGTCGTCGCAGTTTTTTGATTTTGGGTCCGAGAGATTAGGCCACGGAGATTGAGTGAAGGTGAAAATACACAAGTGAGGCATGATGAGGGAAGCTGTGTATTTCCAATAACAAACAGTCAACAGCAAGTAAGCCGGAAATGGCGTACATACGTTAGTCGGCACCAAAATACCAAAATGCACGTTTCATGAG
This window contains:
- a CDS encoding transcriptional regulatory protein GAL4 (similar to Metarhizium robertsii ARSEF 23 XP_007826567.2) codes for the protein MDIEYKRKRVAKACQRCRSMKSKCDGHRPSCSRCLGYGYTCIYRLQRPRLRTGTDERFSADISENLPDLCDAIHQQESLLDHVISLLPSGPEQEEVLLKRSSIKSQIDDAISSTRSNVSPRAVASESPSASPSGHVDRSPGYLGEVSDIRFVNLVKKILQTQDGTAMTQRDFESYDQGESLVFSDKVTSPTMLLPVFEEAKRYINAYFTTIHIAYPFIPESIFVQEYKTHRDHDTPQARNCGSNIETALLYTICAIGAHYTTLPGKDNGVDTLHEKFFSCWTILGQAVRVAQSIGLHVASEESDSTQCGHSPEIEKRRRVWYSIYVLDRLLSLQLGRPPAIHDDDFNVPLPTRTSDAEIDWTGEVVEERTSNGPSSGDYFIARNMLAIKYHHLRALIYRPYLCHPLLMHLGDPNTSFSQLDWPLIRTYERACILEARETARLLHGISSKEELVHGFPWWQMISCLVCASSILLVSSMFAEATLESSEFDTDGLSDDAETCLKVFDALSINSPGARIARDMMKALKECGVKWKDAGGGTPRSAQDSAKALNGSPRLLNQVPNLNTTLNSLYDGDYGQQLSISGGSVQTNCCWPAEIVDSMAWSSQFFDFGSERLGHGD
- a CDS encoding homeobox and C2H2 transcription factor (similar to Cordyceps militaris CM01 XP_006669359.1), with amino-acid sequence MSSQLSPTTITKPHQMSMHHLSQVQDQEPSSCSTSPSLEPITRTRPPFSQGAVKILRRWFAAHRSHPYPNQQEKENLCDLTGLSISQISNWFANVRRRSKSSATAFVSSTRNENENTPSAIDIPSRPPTPGIFADLSPLQRWANSPPEDEHATISAISRAISVLSSSDVSRDHGFSRLSDDNSAASLSTWSSESGWHDMSSEGSLNSGRSSSAGAHSATYALRSNSRRRRRRRRTKTPHHRQRESHPESGRRPFQCTFFTEAFKTKYDWQRHEKTWHLSLDRWVCSPAGPVSVDPDTGASACIFCDAESPDQAHLETHNFAMCRTREQEERTFYRKDHLTQHLRLVHYATMSTVALDSWKVLAPPIRSRCGFCGCDLDDWPMRVDHIGDHFKKGSTMAEWVGDWGFDDAILQTVENSLPPYLIPFEQTSALPYKAGKAPPWTPNTAYELIKLELHYWITHRLDEVGHAPSDPEIQQEACRVIFTSDLLSSTDAADAASWLRDLIMSSNEVLQRAMLQSVRAQAENRLSSLRINGKDKIFQNCDFESQLQQFCAQARLRNWPVSDSALQFEAAKTIRSADEGSKAPSKAIVDWLLRSIFGSTRWLEAFKRRAALPMHQNAAELMERQIECQQYLMGDGFGQVPGDQFPTLLRGEASERLFENCEGISENLGGYPANNLSDFVHVDALDQTFSTFPTISTSGGDKLENPTRQISSEDPIRPRCSQRASLGDVGGTPLPLRGPSNSQRPPYFPNDANAYRRLAKDLARFVALTMSDKNPNKHAPTDEEIQYQARWLEFDDDDPWNQTAADNPEWLLRFKRDVGLLPLDSGPTLGLGQKQVAGPNKQSGNIPGLPQPSSPLKE